One segment of Stappia sp. 28M-7 DNA contains the following:
- a CDS encoding YqaA family protein produces MVEIGVYGGLFLSALGAATLLPMQSEAVLVGLLLSGRPVLLLLFVASLGNTLGGLINWALGRGIERFRHRRWFPVSEAALTRAQDWYSRWGKWSLLLSWMPIIGDPLTLAAGVMRERFLTVLVLVAIAKTGRYAVLAAVTLGFFG; encoded by the coding sequence ATGGTAGAGATCGGGGTCTATGGCGGGCTGTTCCTCTCCGCGCTCGGCGCGGCGACGCTGCTGCCGATGCAGTCGGAGGCGGTGCTCGTCGGCCTGCTGCTCAGCGGCCGGCCCGTGCTGCTGCTGCTGTTCGTTGCCAGCCTCGGCAACACGCTCGGCGGGCTCATCAACTGGGCGCTGGGGCGCGGCATCGAGCGCTTCCGCCACCGCCGCTGGTTCCCGGTCAGCGAGGCCGCCCTCACCCGCGCGCAGGACTGGTACTCCCGCTGGGGCAAGTGGTCGCTGCTGTTGTCCTGGATGCCGATCATCGGCGATCCGCTGACGCTTGCTGCCGGCGTGATGCGCGAGCGCTTCCTCACCGTGCTGGTGCTGGTGGCCATCGCCAAGACCGGCCGCTATGCGGTGCTGGCCGCCGTCACGCTCGGCTTTTTCGGCTAG
- a CDS encoding IclR family transcriptional regulator — MSEQTRPPVLASTLERGMRVLALFRDHHVALSLTEIAEAAGLEKSAAQRLTYTLHALGYLDRDDKTRRYRPGLRMLDLAYAFLIHDRLLERALPRMIEVSRTLRTTVNLGVLDGHEVVYKARIPHTSLAYDTTLIGVRQPAAVTAVGQVIAAFSPPEVLERMMEPGLPEPVTPFTCQDPALVRERVAQAQRDGYVITNQQIMLQEIVIAAPVIGANRQAVAAISMPVYIPEWSEERVKRELVPAITDASRTISSVVALA; from the coding sequence ATGAGCGAACAGACCAGGCCGCCGGTGCTGGCGAGCACGCTGGAGCGGGGCATGCGGGTGCTGGCGCTGTTCCGCGATCACCATGTGGCGCTGAGCCTGACCGAGATCGCGGAAGCGGCCGGGCTGGAGAAGAGCGCGGCGCAGCGGCTGACCTATACGCTGCATGCGCTCGGCTATCTCGACCGCGACGACAAGACCCGCCGCTATCGCCCGGGCCTGAGGATGCTGGATCTGGCCTATGCGTTCCTGATCCACGACCGGCTGCTGGAGCGCGCCTTGCCGCGCATGATCGAGGTCAGCCGGACGCTGCGCACCACCGTCAATCTCGGAGTGCTGGACGGGCACGAGGTCGTCTACAAGGCGCGGATCCCGCATACGAGCCTTGCCTACGACACGACGCTGATCGGCGTGCGCCAGCCGGCGGCGGTGACCGCGGTGGGGCAGGTGATCGCCGCCTTCTCGCCGCCCGAGGTGCTGGAGCGGATGATGGAGCCGGGCCTGCCGGAGCCGGTGACGCCCTTCACCTGCCAGGATCCTGCGCTCGTGCGGGAGCGCGTGGCGCAGGCGCAGCGCGACGGCTATGTCATCACCAACCAGCAGATCATGCTGCAGGAAATCGTCATTGCCGCGCCGGTGATCGGCGCCAACCGCCAGGCGGTCGCGGCCATAAGCATGCCGGTCTACATCCCCGAATGGAGCGAGGAGCGGGTGAAGCGCGAGCTCGTGCCGGCGATTACCGATGCGTCGCGGACGATTTCGTCTGTCGTCGCTCTCGCGTAA